Genomic segment of Mercurialis annua linkage group LG6, ddMerAnnu1.2, whole genome shotgun sequence:
GAAGTGGAGTTTACCGGTAGTAGGTCGGTGGAAGTACAATATAGACACATCAGTGTTAAGTGATTGAGAGATGATCTAAACAGGTTGAGTGGTTCGAGATAATCATTGTGAGACCATTCAAGCTTGGAATTTGAGTTTGGAGGGTTTGTTCTTGCTAGGGTGTGCTGAAGCTATGGGTATCAGAAAAGCCTTAAGTTGGCTTAAGGGGTGGTGTGATGTAACTATGGAGTCGAATCCTATAGAGGTATATTAGAAACCCATCGCGTGTgaaacatatattttaattgaaaaccaTGTTGATTCAGcgaatcaattttttaatttatcttttatttgcATGAGACTTGCGAATCAATAAACACATATTCTAGTACAAATTGTTCGTCCCATTTCAGGTTATCAagattaattttatagttttcaGAGTACCTTACAAATGTAATTCTTCTGACTTAatctaatattattataatcgatttcaaaaaaattaattaaaaaatgaaacagCGAGTTAGACAAAAAGACaagaaaattggaaaaaagaaaagaaaaggtaaCTTGGATAAAAAGAAACGAAGGGACTTAGACAAAAAACGTTTGTCGATAACCTCATACCAATCAATTGAGTATTAATTAATACGTAATTGATTGACCATCAGAAACACATGTTCTGTTAAAAAATGGAATGTTCAAAACAATTGGATGTCCGACTCGAGCCTTTATGGCATGaccaatcaataaaaaaataatttattctaaattttgataatcttatatatagtaaaaaataatcatatattaatatataagggttaaaatattataattaacatttttaagaAATGTAGTATTTGAGcgattaatatatatatatctatatatatatttgatcattGAGGTGGGCAAAAAAAAACGACTAAATGAACTGAAATCGAAatcaaattctaaaaataagGTTAATCGATCAAGAGTTTAGGATTAGGTTTAGATTTGATATTATAAAGTTTTATATTAATGGTTATGGTTTAGAATTTGAAGCTTTAAAAATCACGGTTAATCGAATAATCGGTTTATAAGTATATAAGATATTTCTATTTCTATTTTATAGGCctatatgttaaaataatagAATAGATCCATCATTTCGTATTAGAATACACATAAATTTAATTCtatcaaatttagtttttttttatataattttacctTTTATGGTTGTATGGTTAAAATTCGCAAATCAAAAATCCTAACCATTCTAAATGGTTAACTTATTTGAAATTTcaggttttattttttaattttaaaaacaataatattatgAACTTGTTTGCATATAACAATCATGTATCGGTTAACCAACCTATGCTCACCCCTAACACTCTATGATTCAAGTGACGTATGCAATGGCGCAAAATGTTTGATCCATTTCAGGCCGGGagtgatttttcaattttttagagtACCCTACAaatgtaatattattattattattattagttttaaaaaaattatatttaagttgaaaaattaagggttaattccaataaaataaaacatttacgggtttttgtcagttataattaaatcttttaaaatcggctagtttagaTCATTTTGGGATACTTGAAATTTTTTCTAACCATTCGTGAgtaaaaccaaaattttattatttatgaatgGATTGAACGAGccgattttgattgatatgagatatttgaaaccttttctagtgaaatcaattaaaattgggTAATGTAACCCATTTACGAATaacaaattttttgattttatttacaaatggctagaataaatttcaaaaatttcaagatgggctaaactagccgattttgaaaggtttggttataaccGACAAAATCCgcaaatatttgatatattataagGATTAACCCAAAAATTAAATAGCGAGTTAGACAAAAGAATAAGAACTAATTAGTTGggtcaaaaaagaaaaagaaaaagtaactTGGACAAAAAAATGAAGTGACTTAGACAAAAGAATTTTATCGATAACTTCATACCAATCAATTGAATGTTGATTAATACGTAATCAATcgagtgctattgaaaaaaatatttttcttctcaAAAATGTATTGTTCGAAGCAATTGGATATCTTTCTCGGGCTTATATGACATGATCGatcaacaaaaatataattaactctaaattttgataatttatatttatggtAGGACGCAATCACATATTAATATatgagaattaaaaaaaattatgattaatcTTTAAAAACGATGTTAAATTTTAGCGTTTAATATTCTATATATGGTAGGATATAATCTTACACTACAAAATGTAAAAACAATTTAGGGCTAACAtattaaagaaataataaataaatatagtaagatatattaattaatcttgtatatatagtaaaaaaattaatttttttaattgtgaaTCTGCACGAAACCGGTTCGGAGCTGGTTTTTCGCGGTTCCGGCCTGTGGCCAGCTCTAATTAGTTGGCAATTTCAAATTTGatgaatatattaaattaagaagTCTATACTATTAAGTATTAACCCGTCATATTTAGAGCCACGTAGGCGTGTGATGCATGTAAAAAAAACtagtaaactaaaaaaaatagaagcgAAGGAAACTGATCTTCAAATTTGTCACCTATAAATAAGTTGATATTGGTGGAAAAATAATCATACCTAAACCAAAAACCAACGAAGAAAAATGAGAGAAACAACACAATACAAAGGCCACGTTGTGGTGGTTCCATATCCAAGCCAGGGCCACATTAACCCTCTTCTCCAATTtgctaaacgtttagcttctaAAGGTGTAACGGCTACTTTTGCTACTACCTACTACACGGTCGACTCGATTTCCGCTCCGAACGTCACCGTTGCGGCCATTTCCGATGGCTTCGACGAGGGCGGGTTCGCCCAAGCGAAGGAAGTCGACTTGTATCTCAAGTCCTTCAAGGCCAATGGTTCGACAACTCTGTCTCGGCTCATCAAAAAGTTTCAGGATTCTGATTTTCCTGTGAATTGCATTGTGTATGATTCATTTCTGCCTTGGGCTCTTGATGTTGCCAGGGAAAACGGAATCTTTGGTGCTCCGTTTTTTACGAATTCGGCTGCGGTTTGTAGCATATTTTGTCAGTTACACCATGGATTGCTTGAGCTGCCAGTTGAGGTGGGGGATAATAATCCTTTGGTGTTACCTGGTCTGCCTCCATTGTACTGCTCTGATTTGCCAACTTTTCTCAAGGTTCCGGAGAGTTATCCGGCTTATTTGGCTATGAAACTGAGTCAGTTTTCTAACTTGGACATGGCTGACTGGATCTTTGTTAACACCTTTCAGGACTTAGAATCCAAGGTTTGTTTCCTTTTCTACATATTAATATCATCAATTTTCTGACCATCTATGATAGTAATCACCAAATATTCATCATAAATACCAAATTGATTAATATTTGGCAAATTTACAATAATTATAGTCAGGAAACTAAATATTTatctatgaaaaataatttggtGCTCTAAAAGGAATCACCAAATCCAACatcaaaaacatatttattttatttttaatatttcaattatttttaactcTTAGTTGTACATATGTTACCAATTACAcctagaaatttatttttattcatattcatatttattcaaatactatatatatatatatatatatatctatactatatataaaagcacggatggggggggacaggcaaatttactggataatccttttcagtttattactaaataaaggttttatagtcattaactaattagttatttaattaattactattgtaattaaagttctaattagaataggtagctaaattatctctaatttagttattagtatataaaaaatagctaaattgtctttaaattagtaggaatacctatcttttagtttgatttaactataaaattaaaatattgtatttggtcaatatattattatttaaatttctatcttattatttttaaagatataattaataaatttaagttaattatttaattatggttattataaaatcaaaagaagaataaatttagtatggaaaaaaatttaataattgaatatgttaaaaattcttaactaatttatatttattataaataaaaaattgatataattataataaatttacttttatgTACATTGACGTGTTAcgctacgagccacgtgcatagcacgtaatgcgaaactagtatatatatatatatatataatattatgtatattttataaataaaatgctattatatatattttatttccaGGCTATTGTctcgtaaaattatttatataatatttttatgttaatttagtattatattatgaaaaataaatattttaatattctcATGTATAAAAGTACTCTATAATATTACCataaatgatatttaaatatttaattagataaaaaataaaaaataaatataaaattgtgatataaacaaataataatataatccaTAAAAATGATTTTCGATGAGACTCTTGAAAAAGAGTcattaaaaatcattttgatAGACTCCGTTTGGAGAAGCCCTAAGGGTATGCATTTGGCTCTATCAAATCAACCGAACAAATTTTTTACAATCTATTCAAAATTGAACCAGACGTAATttacaaaaatgtaaaaaaattcaattcctTGATTTTCTTCAAGTCAATTTGCactaaaattgaattgaaatttctTTTACctccaaaaccaaaccaaaatatcaaaaattgtTTATAGTTTCGATTTGAACCAATTTGTCCGTTGATTTTTCGCAGTTTTGTTtacaaaactaaaataaaattcttttacGTCCAAAATTGGACagaccaaaaaaattgaaaattgcgTACTTGATTTTGTCCCGTGTTTGCACTCCTATTTACACTATAATTGATGCTAATGATTTAGTTATACGTTCAAACAGGCAATAGATGGCATATCGAAACTTTGGCCTGCAAAACTGATCGGACCGATGGTTCCCTCTTCGTACTTAGACGGTCATATTGACGGTGACAAGGGGTACGGTGCCAGTCTTTGGAAACCACTGGGGGAAGAATGTGTGAAATGGCTGGAGACTAAGCAACCTGAATCAGTCGTATACATTTCCTTTGGGAGCATGGTGTCCTTAACCGTAAAACAGATGGAAGAAATCGCATGGGGCTTGAAGGATAGCGAGTTAAACTTCTTGTGGGTCGTGAGAGAATCGGAGATGAATAAGATTCCGAAGGAATTTATCGACTCGATGACTAACAACAAGGGTCTAATGGTTACATGGTGTAACCAGCTTGAACTGCTGGCACATCCGGCGGTAGGATGCTTCGTGTCGCATTGTGGGTGGAATTCAACTCTCGAAGCGCTCAGCCTGGGCGTACCTATGGTGGCCATACCGCAGTGGACTGACCAGCTGCCTAATGCCAAGTTTATAGAAGAGATTTGGGGAGTTGGGGTTCGAGGAAAAGAGGATGAGAGTGAAGTTGTTAGTAAGGAAGAAGTGATTCGATGTCTGAAAGAAGTAATGGAAGGCGAGACGAGCCAAGAAATCAAGACGAATGCACGAAAATGGAAGCAGCTCGCGAAAGCTACGGTTAGCGAAGGAGGGAGCTCCGATAAGAATATTAATGAATTCGTGGAGCGTTTATCTTTTGCTAACAAGAACCCGGAGGCCAAGGTTTCGTACGAGTTTCCTTAGAGTTTGATTTGATCACCAAActctaatttacattttatgtTTTTCAGTTTCTGTAACAGGCAATGCATGTGCCTCTGCTGTAGTGCTCTCTTTAGCTAAATGTCATAAGTATCAGACTGTTCTTTATTTTCACATGAATAAATCCAGACCTTACACAGCATTAATTCTAATGAAAATGTATAAGGGAAATGCAGGCATTAGTTCAGTTATAAGTCTGCTCAGATGTCCGGAAATACCTATCACACATAGGTGTATAAATGAGTAAATTCAACCGCTAAACTACTCCAAATGACACATAAAGTTAGTCAAGATTGACTGGATATGCATTAACTCACACAGCTAGCAGCTAGCTAGTTAGCCCAATTGATCTTTTATtgctttattatttttgtaaatttagtaaaaggtcaaaaaaaaactcataatttttataaaaatatagatcagtttttttttttttgggtataCTTGCCCtcttgttttcaaatagaacaaataacttTTTTCGTTCAATACcgttagaaacactcgttaatggcttactgtctctcataatcatataagaaaaaaatttaaaaaaaatttaatgtttaaaatatttactaaaaaattgagAGGGTAATTGTcccaaaaataaaacataagatttttttatatttaattttaaaataatacaggtttaattgttcaatttttaaaatacgggGGCTTAATTgcactaaaaaataataaaagagcTGATATGTacttttgagataaaaattacattttgcCTTTATTATTTAACCTTAGGTGTTgaagatttcattttttttttaaactgtgttgATAATTTCATTTAAGCAGTCAAATAGAGCCCATATTATGCGAGTATCccatcaaaattcaaaattaaagttCAATGGAATTCAACTTGAATGAATCTCAAACATAGTTATTCTTCCTCCTAAATTCATTGCAGTATTGGAGTTTCGTTGATATTTTattgggttaattgcaaattaatacacgaattttatcctaatttgcaattacaacacgaactttgaaacttgacaacttaatacaccaactttcatttttttagcaaattaatacaccgaccaatcatacaacaacacttTGATGTATATGACAaggtccacgttagtgtttttccagtttgttgtatcaattcgccaaaaaatgaaaatcggtgtaccaatttgccaagttttaaagttcgtgttataattgcaaattaggataaagtttgtgtattaatttgcaattaaccctatttcatttcttttctaAGGGTAATAATGTAATGATCGCTTCATTTACGGGTCTATTTTGTTCAATTCTAGTATACAATTCATTTcttctaaataaattttgtttgaaaactatttgaaaatgaatttttgtttttaattagtattctgtattttaaatataaaattagttttaaataaaataaaataaattaaatattatatatatatttgaatgtAAATATAAACACAGTTTAATGGTCTAACTAAATATGGGTTTACTTTTCTGAAAATGGAATTGGACCTTCTAAATCTTCTGAGAAATTACTGGTCAACCTCTAAAATTAACCAATAGAGTGAACTTCTGAAATGaacttctagagtcaacctTTAGAGTCAACTTCTGAAATTAACCTCTGAAGTCAACCTTTGTCCAATTAATTACAGTATAATGGTCTTTCAAAGAAAATAGACTTTATAGGCCTTTGggtcatatttttaatttttgtttaaacagtagtattattaaataataaattctacaattaagtaattataattaatttttatttagtctacttaaataacaaattttattaaataattaatatttatttagtataattaaataaaaaattatattaagtaattataataatgttttgtgtaaaaaaattacactaagtaattttaaataatttttagattataaaataaattaaatcaattcagaaaataaaataattagtttataatattttaataataactaaaatatttttttatgaattaaaaaatagtatCTGTTTTAAAATATAGGGGTTAAATATATTCTgattttttattatgagaatttatatatatatatatatatatatatatatatatatatatatatatatatatatatatatatatatataactatcttatatgtgagAGGGAATGACAGGTAAAATTAcaacattaatttttaataattaaaaaaatcacaaaattaataacaaattttattctaataaaaagagaaattaaataAGTGTTTGATTTGAATAATGACGAagaatttaattgtttattagaTAGGTTTGTCGGACTGTAAAAGTTAAATGAGAAGTTTCAAATCTTTGCACTCTTaatataactataattaatactTATACAGCTTATTCTTAGAATTGTCTTTTTCTTATATACAACAAACTACTTATAAAGGGTCTAAAGTTAGCATGAATAATGAAATGTCTAATTTAATATAGTATTAactaactaataaaattaataatcaatCCAACTCATAGAATATTTTAACTTatctctaactaatttaatattgattataaataaaagacaatagtataatttcaaataaatttaatctaACTCATAAGAagttttttaattcaattatttgtttattgatatttattataaataaaacacaataatataattatagtaaatttaaaagaaaattacttTAAGAcccctcac
This window contains:
- the LOC126686204 gene encoding UDP-glycosyltransferase 74B1, yielding MRETTQYKGHVVVVPYPSQGHINPLLQFAKRLASKGVTATFATTYYTVDSISAPNVTVAAISDGFDEGGFAQAKEVDLYLKSFKANGSTTLSRLIKKFQDSDFPVNCIVYDSFLPWALDVARENGIFGAPFFTNSAAVCSIFCQLHHGLLELPVEVGDNNPLVLPGLPPLYCSDLPTFLKVPESYPAYLAMKLSQFSNLDMADWIFVNTFQDLESKAIDGISKLWPAKLIGPMVPSSYLDGHIDGDKGYGASLWKPLGEECVKWLETKQPESVVYISFGSMVSLTVKQMEEIAWGLKDSELNFLWVVRESEMNKIPKEFIDSMTNNKGLMVTWCNQLELLAHPAVGCFVSHCGWNSTLEALSLGVPMVAIPQWTDQLPNAKFIEEIWGVGVRGKEDESEVVSKEEVIRCLKEVMEGETSQEIKTNARKWKQLAKATVSEGGSSDKNINEFVERLSFANKNPEAKVSYEFP